DNA sequence from the Halorussus limi genome:
TGCTGTTGGCGTAGGAGATGCGGGCGTACCCCGGCGCGCCGAACGCGCTCCCCGGGACGGTGGCGACGTGGGCCTCCTCCAGCGCGTCCTCGCACCACGTCTGGTCGTCCTCGGCGACTTCCATCATCAGGTAGAACGCGCCGTCGGGTTCGGGGGCCGCGACGCCCTCCGAGTCGAGTCTGTCGAGCAGGAACTCGCGGCGCTCGGCGAACGCCTCGACCATCTCGTCGACCGACTCGTCGGTGTTGCGCAGGGCCTCGATGCCCGCGTGCTGGACGAAGTTGGTCGCGCACGAGACCGAGTGAGAGTGGAGCTTTCCGGCCTCCGAAATCAGTTCCTCCGGCCCGGCGAAGTAGCCGAGTCGCCACCCTGTCATCGAGTAGGCCTTCGAGAAGCCGTTGACCGTGACGGTCCGGTCGGCCATCCCGTCGAAGGTGCCGAGACTGGTCGGTTCCGGCCCGTAGGTAATCTCCTGATAGATTTCGTCGCTGACGACGGTCACGTCGTGTTCGACCGCGAGGTCCCGGACGCCCGCGAGCGCCTCGTCGGAGTAGACCGCGCCCGTCGGGTTGTTGGGCGAGTTGACCACGAGCAGTTCGGTCTCGTCGGACATCGCGTCGCCGAGTTCGTCGAGCGCGGGTTCGAGTTGGAAGTCGTGGGGCGCGAGGTCCACTCGGGTCAGGTCCCCGCCGGCGAGTTTGACCATCGCCTCGTAGGAGACCCACGCGGGGTCGAGCAGGACGACCTCGTCGCCGTCGTCCACGAGGGTCTGGACGGTCTCGTAGAGCGCCTGCTTGGCGCCCGGCGTGACGATAACGTTCTCGGCCTCGTGGTCGAGTCCGTCGGCCCGCAACTTCTCCGCGATGGCCTCGCGGAGTCCGGCGATGCCGTTCGAGGAGGTGTAGCCCGTGTGGCCCGCGTCCATCGCCTCCTGTCCTGCGTCCACGACGTTCTCGGGCGTCGGGAAGTCGGGTTCGCCGACGCTCAGGTCCACTACGTCCGCGCCCTCGGCCTCCAGTTCGGCCGCGAGGTTGCTGATGGCCAGCGTCGCGCTCGGTTCGACTCGTTGGATTCGGTCTGAAAAGTGCATGTTAGAGTTCCTCCGCGAGTTCGACTGCCGCGTCCACCGCTTCCTTGCCCTTCTCCACACGCTCGCGGGCCTCCGCTCCCGACATCCCCGGTCCGCTCACGCCGAAGGTGACGGGCGTGTCGCGGTCGAGGCTCACGTCGGTCAGGCCCTGTGCGGCGGCGTCGGCGATGACGCGGTCGTGTTCGGTGTCGCCGGTCACGATGGTCCCGACCACCGCCACCGCGTCGACGTCCTCGCGCCGGGCCAACCGGTCGGCCGCGAGCGGGGAGTCGTACGCACCGGGGACGTGGCGAGTCTCGACCACCTCGGCCCCCCGGTCGGCGGCGGCCTCGTGGGCGTGTTCTTCCATCTGGTCGGTTACTTCGCGGTTGAACCGCGAGACGACGAGACCGAGCGAAACCATGTCGGGGTCGAGGTTTGGCCGAGTAAAAGAACTACCGTTCTCCGGAAAACTTGTATCCCTCGGGATGGATTCGGAAAACATGACTGCAGACGAGAAGTCCGCGAGCGCCCGGCGGTGGACGCCGGAGTCCGTGAGCGCGTTCGGGCGGGCGGTCGGGACCCGCACCGGGGTCGCGGTGCTGGCGGTGACGCTGCTGTCGCTGTCGCTTCGCTTCTTCGCGCTCGGGTCGCGGGTGTTCCACTGGGACGAGGGCCGGGTCGGCTACTGGATTCAGCGCTACGCCGAGAACGGCATCTGGGAGTACCACGCGGTCATCCACGGGCCGTTCCTCTATCACGTCAACAAGTACCTGTTCCAACTGTTCGGCGCGAGCGACTTCGTGGCCCGGGTGCCGGTCGCGGTGGTGTC
Encoded proteins:
- a CDS encoding pyridoxal phosphate-dependent aminotransferase — encoded protein: MHFSDRIQRVEPSATLAISNLAAELEAEGADVVDLSVGEPDFPTPENVVDAGQEAMDAGHTGYTSSNGIAGLREAIAEKLRADGLDHEAENVIVTPGAKQALYETVQTLVDDGDEVVLLDPAWVSYEAMVKLAGGDLTRVDLAPHDFQLEPALDELGDAMSDETELLVVNSPNNPTGAVYSDEALAGVRDLAVEHDVTVVSDEIYQEITYGPEPTSLGTFDGMADRTVTVNGFSKAYSMTGWRLGYFAGPEELISEAGKLHSHSVSCATNFVQHAGIEALRNTDESVDEMVEAFAERREFLLDRLDSEGVAAPEPDGAFYLMMEVAEDDQTWCEDALEEAHVATVPGSAFGAPGYARISYANSKERIGEAVDRLVDADLL
- the ribH gene encoding 6,7-dimethyl-8-ribityllumazine synthase — its product is MVSLGLVVSRFNREVTDQMEEHAHEAAADRGAEVVETRHVPGAYDSPLAADRLARREDVDAVAVVGTIVTGDTEHDRVIADAAAQGLTDVSLDRDTPVTFGVSGPGMSGAEARERVEKGKEAVDAAVELAEEL